From the Perca fluviatilis chromosome 11, GENO_Pfluv_1.0, whole genome shotgun sequence genome, the window taaatttctGCTATCTTGTTGAATTCATCAAGTTCAACTAGTGACTAAGAGTTGACTGACTGACAAATTGTGTGCAACAATATTATTTTTTGAGAGAGCGTTAATCTGCAGTGGTGTACTTCTAAGATTGCTACCACTGTAGTAAAACCATACTCTATGCCTCTACTATGCCAATAACCAGTGGTGGATTGTTGCGTTTGTATAATTTTAGTCTGTCCTTCATGCATTCCTATTTGAcagtaaataacaaaaaagatatcatttgttttgtttcaacaATATCCCATTACTATCACTAGCATTACTAGTACAGTTTTTTTAGTGTCTTTAATGGTTCTCTCATGTTGTAcaaaccattattttttttggccAATCCTTACAAAGGCAAAAAACACAACCTTTCACTTATTCACTAATAATGCACAGTGGAGTAGATTTGTGTGTTAGATCTTACACCTACCTCCCCTCCCTGCTGGCTCTCTTGCTGAGACTCTGCAGTAACATCTTCACCTCGGCTCTCACCAGCTCTTTGACTGCAGGGGGGTCGGCTAGAGGGGAGGCCTGCTGACGTGGGAGCGGGGTCCCTGTCCTGCTGCGATTGTTTCCTTGCTGGCTCTCTTGCCACATCTTGTGCCACATCTCCATCTGCAAATTGTATTATTATGATAAGTGAAGGCTTTATATTGTACATACAATAAGGTACCTGTATCATACTAACGGGATATTTCCAAGACGTGCTTTACACTTTTTGCTGTCAGTCCAGGTGACACATTCACAGCTGACAGCTTATGATCCTGCACCAAGTGATGGTACTgataaatgaaaatattttaatttgatttagTGAACCCCTCTTTTAAAGCCGAGGGGACAGTCCACCTGCAATATGCTGCAAGCAAGCAGTGAGCCAGACATCCGTCATCCAGTGACTCTCCTGACGGTCCTCTCTGACTGAGGATGATAGCAGGACTTTTCATGTCTCAGGGTAGGCGGTGAAGGATTATCTTAATTCTTTCGAGTCTCAGTGAGTCCAAAATATGACTATAAGCTTTGAAAAAGCAATTATACTGTGTATGGGTCCACAGTAGTGTGGGTAGGTGCAGGATTCCACTGTAGCTCTAGctataattaaaatattaaaaattgtGAAATTACATTAGATGAAAATATATCAATGATACAAACATATTATATGTATCACCAACTTGCAATCTAAACATTGAAGTtgaactgtttttgttttccactgTAACTGACTATCTCCATTTTTCACTTCACTTTCTATTAATGAAAACATGTTCATGGCCGTCCTTGTCACAAGAAGACCTTGTTGACTGTAAATTGCTGTAAACATTGAAAATTATCTTCTTGGAACAGGAAACGATGCACAGGGACATTAAATCTGGATAAAACATCCTTTCAACTAACTATTTTTTGTGAAAATCTGTAAATCTGAATAGTGAGCCTTACAGTACTTATGTCTCATCCATTACTGTTTGACCTTAACCTTTGTTAACCCATATCTTGCTTACACTATGTCACACCATGTTAACATGGCAGCTTGTAATTTTACTACAGTAGGATTATCAATGCAGATCAAGGAATtgttaagcaaaaaaaaaatgctaaaaagcTCAGTCTTTATAGCTGACTTCCTCTATTGTCAGTAGGTCTGACCAACCTTGTTTTCTGCATCTTTACAGAAAAATCACCGTAATTTACCCAAAATGTAACAGCCAAAGAAAAAATagtcccaaaaaaagaaaagatgtgtgtgaatgtttgtgtgcatgtgcgtctCAGTGAAGTCTGGATACCATTAACACCTCCACACATGTTGTCTGCCAATCATTTCTGTCATTTGCAGTCAAATACTTCACTTCAAAGGAATACACTGGAGGATACTAAACACACCGCTTCTGGTCTTTGCATGTGTGTTGAAGTGTGTGCACATCTCGTTGCATACCACGATTCACACAGTGTGTTGCATACTCATACATTACACACGCAGCCCTTTTCACTCACACTGgcttcctctgtctgtctttgggTGTCGAGGTGTTAATGTTACAGGATTCATGGCCCACTAGCTAACAAGTTGTTCCTGGATCTCCCCCCCTTTTCTGTGAGACTGTTGATCTCATCGAGGAGTTATTTGAAGGGAGTGCTGTTGAAACATGtcagttaaaaaaaacgtaCTAGAAGCTATTATGTTGAATTATATAACTGGGTTTTAGACTACATTTAACTTAAAGGGCTCATTTTGATTCAGAGTAGAGAGAAATTTGAGAGAGTGTAGAGGGGCACAGAGAGATTGGCCTTGTAGAGAGACTTGAAAAGAGAGGCTAATGTTCCCTCTGATCTAACCGCCTGAGACAATGGAGACCTTGATGGAGGGAGGACTGGCCGCGTTGAGGAATGGAGCAGTCGCCTGCAGATCAACTATTACTTTTCACAGTGGCTCACTGAGGGATGGAATTCATTACATGGCTGAAGGAGAAACAGAcagggacagaggagaggaaaaacagaagtagaaagagatggagataaGCAGACTCAGACAGCAAAAATAGAGAAAAGAAAGTGATCCTCCCTTCAGTAAACGTAATAACTGAAGGGAACCTGCATGCACTAGTAGAGTTAAATAAGGGCGCTCtgtgctttgttttgttgttttttttcctggaaATTTCTTAAAGCTTTTAGCTTGAGTCTTTCTTTCCATCTGAGGGCTTCATAGCCAGCCACTGCATACATGAATCATAGGTGAAAAAACATCAGAGCAATACTGAAAGTCACAGACAGGGTACATgtatgcacacacgcacacatctaCTGTATTTTCtcagacacatacacaattGGGTCAAAGTATATGTCGCTAGCGGTCTTATCAACAGTTGAAGATTATCCTCTTTAACCCTGTTATACCGACCCCCTGACTCACTAAGCTCACTGGTCCTAtttcctctttctgtgtgtgtgtgtgtgcgtgtgtgcattcctgtgtgcatgcgtttgtgtgtgtaaaaaggAGGGATTCTTGCACGCTTCCATGTAAAAAACTGTTTTGTAGTTGTCACATGTGATTTTTACATGTTGATATGTGGTCAGAGTCTACATGGCACGGCTTGAGAGCGCTGAGACAGACTATGTATGTCCACATGTTTTTCTGCAAACAGTGACTGGCCTGTTGCCAGACTGCAGGCTGTTAACATATGAAGAGATTTCAATACTGAACACACAAAAGAGGAAACGATAGAAGATGGCAGAAGGTACGAGCGTAGAAAAGcaaagaagacagacagagggaaagCGGCTGGGTTGTATATGAGAAAGAAAGCAGCAAATAGAGTTTGATATCCCACAGAAAGTGCTAATTAGAGGAATTCTTTGTGAAATCTACAGCTACAGAGTTGGCTTTAAGTGCACATGGCATGGTCTCTCCTTTCAGCTTGAAAGGAATGTTCCCTCAGTAGACTAGGCCGCATTTCCTCACATTTAGATTTAAGGTAAACCACTGAGCAATTTTCAATGCAGTGTAATGTTTTAAGTTCATTTagaattagttgattaatcaaccaatcagttAATTGACACACAATGATTGAGAATAGTTTAATCATTTAAGTTATTTTCTCTActtttgtctgttttgtatatgtatagtaaattgaatatccTCAAATTTTGgattgttggttggacaaaacaagacatctgaTGATGTCACTTTGGGCTCTTGGAACTTACGATGGGCAATTTTCActatgttttgacattttatagatgaaacaattaattgagaaaaatgTTAAAAGGAATCAACAGTTAAAATAACTATGAGCTGCAGCCCTAGATTCATTTTAACACAGTCAGGACATGCTCCATGTCAGCATCATATACAACTATGTAAGCTACAGCCTGTTTTTTTATCTGATTACAGTATCGTTCTTAATTCTTCTCCAATTTCTATTCATGATTTATGACCACACTTAAGGAGTTACTCTACTTCACATCACTTCGACTTTCCTTGACCTTGAATTGGCCTATTTATTGAGGTCCGCCCACTCATTCTTAGCTGGGGAAGTTTCTCATCGTCGACCCGCAAGTCTTTCTTGGGTAAGGTCATTTTGCCAGAGCTGAGTGCTTTCCATGCATGGGGCTTTAGGGCAGAGAATTTAGCTGGTCTTGAGTAAATATTGATGTCTATCTGCCTGGCTCATATTTGGACTTCACTGCAGCACAGTGCCAGTTGACCCATATTTCACTTTTATTAGAGAGTCTGGGAATAAATGAAGGTATGCAAGCAAACTAACCTACTTACACAACCTAACACCGGAGTTCATAAATTGTTTGGTCAGAAATGCTTAACTGAGCAAATTCCTTAATTCACCCCGAAACTGAGCTAAAAAGGAAATTCTTGTAGATGGTGTGGTGGTAGTCTTGTGGGATCCTACCAGAAACAGACCCACTGTCTGAATTCTTTGAATGGATAAAACATGAATGATGAAACCAGCTTTACCCGCTGAATCTGAAGAGGAAATTTCTGACTTGAAAGCATGTGTGTGGTATGTACTGTAGCTACATTCTGGCAAAAGAAACCAGAAAAAAATGCAGTCATGAAAACAATCTCACCTCAGTGTGCACCTCTGTGTACATGTCAACCAGGGAGTGGCCCAGTGCTGCTTGGATCTTTGGCAACTCTGACCCAGGAACATGTTCAGCGACCAGGCTCCACAGGGACTGGCCAGGGCGCCAGAGCTGGTTTCCATCGTGAGACTGCATAGGAATGGTAATCTAGGAGTGAAGGAATAGAGAGAAACTGCAGTAACACATTGGTAAAATGTAACACtctacatttactcaaatactatactttaagtacaaatttgaggtacttgaacTTCACTTACAAAATAGAGATTGAGCTGGTAAAAtattatttctatatatttataatcTTAGCTctacattgagtacttttactttacaaaAACTTATATTTTGCTGACAACACTTCCGCCCCCGAACGATCATCATGGTGGGATTTGCTCTTGCTGTAAAGTTATACAACTGCCGttgtttttagctaacgttaggctgGCTAGCTAGTTAATTGAGATCTCGGATTCTTATCGGGAAAGGTAGCAAACCTTAACAACACGGGAACAGTGTTCCCATAGTGTATTTTAAACACGTACAATGAAATGATAAAACTGCTTGGGTAAAACACGGagaaatttaataaaatgtgttttttatgttgctaaaatgaagaagaaaaaactctCACCTTAACTGCAACGACCCAAGTCTGAGGTATCCAGGGTAAACGTTCCAGTTGCTAGGAGGAGATATCGCGAGATCTCTCGTTACTGTCAACATTAGTGTTCCACAGTCTATGgtattacagaaaaaaacagacttgTTTTCTAATTATAACGCGATAAAAATGCATTACAAAATGACACAATCCAGCAAATTACCTATAAATATCAATGACATGCTTTGTAGACATAAGTAATTACCAAACAATCAACACACCAGATGACCACCTGTGCCCTTGTAAAAGTCTGCACTTTGAGATAATAGGGGGAGGGACAGACTTCAGCCTTCAGCAAGACTGGCGTGTCAATGTGAACTCTCGGAGAGGCAACGACTATAACTTTCCCTCTGTATGCCCCCCAACCTCCACCCCCTTCCGGACTCTTTGCAGAAGTGTGCGCAGCCCCAGTAGACCGCTGTCGGAGGAGGACTGAGGTAATGCCAAAGATATTTGCGTCCAGTAACAATGTAACAAACTCGGGTAATCTGTCTACCAAATCCCAGCTGGACTGCAGTGGCTGTTTCTTGGtaaccttttgttttgttttggagAAGGTGAATCAAATAAATCAACATGGTTTTCAGTGAGCGCCTTTCCTTTGAGCACAGAATACGCACGGCCGTTTTGGCACTACTGCTTTGCGCACAGGCCGGTTTTGGCTTCTCAGTCGGCACACAGCAGGAAAGCACCTGCGAGGCCAACGGCAGCATATACTTTGTAGGGGAATGGTATTTTCTGGACTCTGATCACTGCACCCAGTGTGAATGCACCACCGAGGGCTCCGCATGTTCCCGCACTGAGTGCACTTCGCTCCCGGCTGCATGCATCCATGTCAGCCACTACCCCACCGACTGCTGCCCCAGGTGCGAGAAGATCGGGTGTGAGTATCGAGGAGTGGTGTACGAACTGGGACAGAACTTCCAGGTAAGCATGAAAGCTCTGACCCCTGGTAGCTTGCAAAAACGGGGATGGCCAGGGATGGCTTCGAGTATGGATGGGGACTTAATGACCCTATAGATACTCTTGTTATTATAGGGCCTTAAATGTTCCCATATATACACCCATTTACATAACATTCACTAAAATACTGCTACACAGTATATGCAGCAGTGGTTCCCATCTTGGAGGTCAGGTCTCAAGAAATATCTAAGGGGACATCAGATGATTAAATTgaatagaaagaaaatatatatattagctATATGCTAAAATCACTCTTTAATGGAACTATTGCCACACAAAGGCCATAACGGGTAATTAGGGGGCCATAAGCAGAAATTAGTTAATCTTAAGGGGTCACAAATGTTGGAAACTACTGATATAGAATATAGTTTAGTTTTGCTTTATTTGTGGTGGCACCTAACTGTCATTAAAGGTACACTTATTTAGTTTTGTAAGGGTAGAATACACAAATACAGCACCCTCCGGTTTTAAAAAAAGGCCTACATATTGCCACAAAGTCCGACATTGCCTGTATCTGAAATCAAATACTACTGCATTTGTGAAGGCGCTAATgtcaattatattttttttagaaacgTTTTAAACTGCACTGCAAACAGTATGGGCTATATTTGTATAGACTGTATGTGCAGCATAGGACTTATGGCCAACAGAAAAAATGGAAACTGGGGAAGCCAGATTGTAAATAACTAAAAGTATCTTTCACACACACTGTTTCATGCTCTGTTCTGCAACTGCTGTTGTCTGTAATTCAAATGTGTAAAATGCACAGAcatatttttacacacacagttTCCCTAAGTTTGGATGTTTTAACCATAATAAGGCTATAAGCCGATGTACTTCTCTTTCAGTGTATTTCCTTCTAAAACTCTGAACCGATGAATAACAGTCTGGGATATTGCTATGTAACTTGAGCATACAGCTGGGAATTGGAGGTAAATGGCGCCCCCTTTTGAGATGGCATTAAGGAGGGCTTGGTGAGAGATGCTAGTTAGAAATAAGATCCATGTTGAGTCTCATGCTGTTTGTGTCTACGCGTGTGTACATTTTCCCAGCCATCAGAATGTGAGCAGTGCACTTGTGACAATGATGGCATCGCCCGCTGTCTAGTTGCAGATTGTGCCCCTCCACCATGTGTCAACCCTGTCTACCAGCCTGGGAAATGCTGCCCTGAATGCAGGGAGGGTACGTTGAAAATAGCATAAAACTACTATCTGTTCATCTGCAGTTATACTTACCTCTGTTGCTCATTTTCCTCCAGGTCCTAACTGCTATGTTGATGCATCACGCAGCCAGGTGATTCCTGCAGGAGAACCCATCTGGGTCGACTCCTGCACCAAGTGTCGTTGTCACGATGGTCAGGATGCCGGCTACTGGGAGGGAAACCGTCTCGCCACCTGTTCCCGCCTCAAAAACTGTACACCTGAACAACAGTCTACCAAGAAAAACTGATTCCCTCTGCCAGCAAAGAACCAGCTGTTACCCTGAAGTATACAGTCCCTGATGGCTGATCAACTGCACAGCTTCGACCCTTTAAGAACATGCTGAACCCTCGTGCTGCTGAAAATAGATAATCTGCAACTTCAAAAATTCCAAGTTTTTTGGGAACAGAACTGAACAAGAAccaaataaatcatttaaaacaaacaccaAAAGCCATCAGAACAGAACAGCTGCCATTCCACAAGGACTTTTCATCCAGGATTTCTGAAGTACTGAAGAGAACCACTGAATTTGCCACTTTGGTGGACAAGGCTGCCCATTATCAGAACATAGCTAAATATTACAAGCAAGGTCGAAATTCAAAGCTGATTAGACAGACCGGTCAAAGCTCCAGGTTCTCTGTATGTCAGTGGATTTTGGGAATTTGATTACCTGCAAAGTATAATATCAACAAAGACATCATTATATAACGTTGTGGTCCTGTTATGTAGATGGACTCAGACTCAATATCTGGATATAATAACTTTATTAGTTTAGAATATATTCTGCTTCCATGATGCATATTCCTAAATTTAGTTGCAGTGTTTAATCAAATTACCACAAACTAACTGAGTACACAATGCATAGATGGTGGTCGGTGGAGGATCAATCCCTAATACCTAAATCAggccatattttattttaagaatAACAGACTTTATCCCGTTAGCCGAGAAGATGGTTTGTAGTCCTTGTAAACCACTGATAACAGAGAAATTATGAAGGAAATCAAAACTAAAACTCTCCacttaataatataatatggatGCAGTGATGGAAAAATTAGATGTTTTATTTACAGGGTCTCAAACACCCTCAACCCCTGAGCCTAACAGGAAAATTTATAATTAAACAATTCTGGCGGGAACTAGAACAAACTTGTACCTTGAAAGGTGACCGCATTCAAGATATTTACCCTTTAATATTTTATCTGCCTGTCCACGGTTTCTTTCAAAAAGTTTTTAGAGTTTTAAGAGGGAGAGAATAGTAAACTTTTATACAAGCTAGTTACCCAGGAGGCATACTTTTTAATTTCCAGACACCTGCTTTGGGAAACAACTGGCAATATAACAAGGCCAATGAGATTATTGGATGATAAGAAATTGTAATTGACCTGTCACGGGTTGATGCACCAGCCAAATGTATGCACAGCTGTGATGCAATTTAGACTAGGAAATGGCTTAGCAAAGCAATTAACAATTTGTAACTGTCCTATAAATTCTACAGTTCAATTTCCAGACTAATTGAAATAGAAAATATGAGACTATGGCCTAACAAATGACTGTATAGTAGTTGTAGACAGAAGGGATATTTGAAAGGGTTGTTATTTGTGCATGTACACTGTAGAGCAGGAAAAACAATCTATAATGAACTGCTTTATTAATTTCTCATTAGAAATAATGTGTAGACTTTCTTAGAAATAGCCTGTTATTTCCACTGTTATCAAAGAAATTGACCCTCTTTAGAAAGATCTTCAGTGTATGATGAAAGAGAAGTGTATTGTCattttatataggtttatatgCAGCAGATCTTCTTACTATTATTTGTCATTATCTACCAATTTAATCATGAGGGATCTTTGAATGAAAACCAAAAATGATATTTTCTTGTTATGTTACTGTATGTGCAGTGTTGAAGCCTATAATGGCATTTACTGTACTTTATAAATAAGACTCCCAAGCTGCTGCTTTATTAAGTACTGTCATTACAACTGACACGTTTCACTGCCCTAATTCTCCCTGAAAAGCTTCTTTATGCAAGTTTGGGATTAAGTTGAAACATTTAGGGTTATGGACACcttttaaatcatattttatcAGGAGGCTTTATGAATGAATACactctttttacattttctcgAGGGGAGTATTCAAATCAAACGGTGGCCGTAGAATACGATCTGAAAGCTGTTCTTCCATATTTATCATCTTAATTACCGAATAATCAGAAAGACACaaggttaaaggaatagtttgacatttgtgaaatatgtgtatttcatttcttgctgagagttcaATGAGAAGAGTGGTTTTAATCTGCTCATCAAACTCTCAGCAAAAAAAACCTtgaatgtcaaactattcctttaagtggAGTTTAAATTTACTGCCTAAATTAAAAGGGAACCCAAATTAATCACACCCACAAATCATGTAGTGTGCCATGCTGGTAATAAACACCAGCATCTTGTAAAATTTCCGTCATTTCCGTTTGAATTTTTTTGGACAACagtacagattagcgccgcctgttgttatggagacgtattacgtcttgtGCACgcacagaacgtacgctcaagtcggcgtcgcttcggtgtgttctgatgCACTCTTTTGGGAGACGGGAGCTGTCTGATCAGTCTGACTGCCTTTGCTGAGGGGTTGGTGTGTCTTTACCTAACTTAGCCTAAGTTAGCCTTTACATAACTTCTGGTTgtctgtaaagtaaaaaaaaaaaccttaatgtttaattttaaagtcctgtgtttgacccatccacagtctcgcattgcctagtctatatctacaatgttccacttctgggattgctccggtgccactggaaattccgccggatgtcactcttttcggccaggtgtccgttaccttctgcttgtTCGTGTTgcaattttaaactccagtcgatttatgaggactatggttaactgcttctcagatctctgcagggtagactatctgtccaatctgagttttctgttgcacaactaaaacaacctttgaacggacacgttccaccaaaacaagttccttcccgaggctattttgcagcagcaccttGGCTCTGTCCGGCCCTCatcgccgcccatgacgattgtgattggtctaaagaaatgccaataaaccggagcacgtttttctcccatcctggaatgctgtgtggactagccagaacctcctccgcagcgctggtGAGGaaggcattgccagacctatttccacag encodes:
- the zgc:113531 gene encoding von Willebrand factor C domain-containing protein 2-like encodes the protein MVFSERLSFEHRIRTAVLALLLCAQAGFGFSVGTQQESTCEANGSIYFVGEWYFLDSDHCTQCECTTEGSACSRTECTSLPAACIHVSHYPTDCCPRCEKIGCEYRGVVYELGQNFQPSECEQCTCDNDGIARCLVADCAPPPCVNPVYQPGKCCPECREGPNCYVDASRSQVIPAGEPIWVDSCTKCRCHDGQDAGYWEGNRLATCSRLKNCTPEQQSTKKN